The Aneurinibacillus uraniidurans genome segment TCGGATTGAAACGCCTCCTCCCCCTTGTCGCATGATGTCTGTTCAATCCCGAATCGGCTAAATCCCCCAAGTTGCGAAAGTTGAGTTAGGTAAAACAAAAACCCACAAACTCTCATCCGTAAATCACTTTTAATTCGACCGGACACCTTCTTTTTCAACTTTCATTGTAATAAGTTCAAAAGCTGATCCATTAAATGGAGCCAATCATTCAATGCAATGTTCATAATTTTCGATAAATGGTTTCTAAAATCCTGCAATCAATCTACGATGCTTTTTGCCGCGAAAGAAAAGCTACTCATCTAACTTCAAAACCGAGTGGAGCTATTATATACATCGTTGAACCGGCTAGACATTAATTCTTACTTATACTCCCTAGTTTTAAGTATATATAAAAATATAGATGCCCCCTCTATATTCAAAATGCACATTACTTTTTTGAACAAGAAACCCCTAATAACCAAGATAGAAATATTATAAAAATGAAATTCTTCACCTAATCACCGAGAGCGTTTATTTATTGAAATCACCGTCTATAATAATAAACAACAACAAGTCCAGAATTTCCTAAGGACAAGGCTTCATTCAGTCATACCAATCTCGGTAACTGGGTAGGGTCGGGATAGCTACCCTCACCTAAAACCGAGATTGTGCAAATTACTTTTACTTATTTACACCTAACAACCGAGAAAAGCAGCAAAAAATAAATCCCCCGTTTTCCATACGGAGGATTTAAAACAACAGCTCAAGTTGCGTCGTATCGACTTTGCGTCTGTCCAGATCATAACGAGTTTTAAATTCAATGTTATGGTTCTTATCAATTGAAATGTATTCAACCAGATGGGTAAGCATTCTTCGCAATGTAGTCTGATTGATTTCATCACGCGGTTTCAAAATATCCTGGATAATAAATCCCCAGGATTCCGGCTTTAGGTCAACCTGTTCAATAGACTGAATCTGTTTTGTTTTCGTCTTAATTTGCTTCTCCGTCATTTCAATACGCTTGCTTATATCTATCCGATACATTGTGATAAGATTAATCATTTTTTTGCTCTTATCATCTGGATTACTTCTCATACGCTCTATAAGTTCAGCTTTAATTCGGTTTAGCTGAATGTTGTATTCACCAAGCTCTTGTTCCAACTTAGAAACCTCGTCTTTCATTCTTTGTATATCGATTTGGAAGCTCTTTTGGATATGAGAAAAAATATACGAGGCATTAATCCGAATATCATTCAGAATTTTGTCGATAGCGTATTCGTGAAAAGAATCGGCTTCAATCTTTAATCTACAAGTTTGGCAAAAGTATATCCGTTTCCCGTACTTCTTTCCGTTATTTCCGGATGAAGTTTGATCTTTTGGTTTTAGCTTTACATTGCATTCTTTACAGATTGCAATATTCGCAAAAAGGTAAGAGGTTTTATATTGCTTGGGAGGAACCTTTCTCTCTCGCCTTTCACAGTACAGCTTCCAGCAAAGCTCCCAATCTTCTTTTGAAACAATCGGTTCAATATATTCAGAGTGAACAATAATCCAGGTCTCTCGGTCAGCGAATGTTCCTTTTCCGGGTCCTGTTCGTTTACCCCAGCTCATATAACCGGCGTAGAAAGGATTGGTTATAATGCTTCGTACTTTTTCTTTTGTCCATTTATCATCGCTGTTTTCTAGAGAAAGAGAATTTGCAATGGATGCAAATCCTTCATTCTTTTTGTACATATCAAAAATTCGCCGAATGAACTCAGACTCTTCTTGATAAGGAGTGAATCGATATTCGTTTTTAAGGTAGCGGTAGCCGTATGGAGGATTTCCGCCTGTCCAGTATCCCTTCTTGGCACGGACGATTAACCCTGCTCGCGTCCTTTTAGAAATTTGGTCTACTTCATATTTGGAGATACCATCCTGGGCAAGTTGGGCGATAATATCTCCTTTTTCATCATAGAGTGTTTCCGTACTGCTGATTACAATGGGAATTCCATAGATCCTTATGGTTTCCCGAATGTATTGGTGCTCCAGAGGATGCCGGGCAAGACGATCATTATTATAAACAGCGATAAACTCAAAGCGGCGCTGCTCCGCATCTGCAAGTAGTTCCATTAGCTGCTTTCTTTGTGTTACTTTATTTTTCTTTGCTGATACTCCAGCATCCAGGTACTCCTTTTCAATGGTACAGCCATATTTTCGCACCATTTCATAAACAGAAACCTGTTGCATATCCATCTCCTGTTTATTTGTAGAGTGCCTGCCATAAAAAACACCACGCATTCCTGGTTTGAGCACAGTAGACAAGTTCATGGCGAAACAATCGCCTCCTTGATCTGAAGAAATGGATGCTTAAATGTGATTTCAATATAGAGAGGATAAACCATGACCTGATGGATGACATCGGAGAATAGCTCTTTTACTACTTTCTCATCGAGTTCCTGAATATTTTCCTTACTTGCAAAGTGCTCGTCCTGCTGTTTGATTTTATTTCTGATTTCTTCAAGTTCACCTATACAGAACTGAACACGTTCTTTTAGACGTTTTTGTTCTGCAAATTTGTCATAACCATTTACAAGCGCTTGCTCTAGCGATTCTTTTTTAGAAGGGTCTTTTTCACAAAACCATTTTTCTGTTCGAGTAATCAGGTGCCTTCTTGTTTCACTCAATTTGTTTTCAATACCGCGTAACTGATCTTCAAGAGCAGCACGGTTGCTCTTTTCAAAACGAACAAACAAATCCTGAAGGTGACTGGAAAGTAGCTCTCCAAAAAAGTTATAGCATCGATCTAGCATTTGTTGCTCAATATCGGCCTTCTCGAGTTTAATCGCGTTGTGCTTTTTGCAGATGTACCGAGCATTTTTAGCTTTTCCGACAAGTGGCTGCAACAGAAGAGATTGTTCCTGTCTTTTTACTTCTTCATGACATTCTCCACAAAATAAAAGCGATTCTAAAGGGAAAAACACTTTCGGAATCTGTGTTCGGTTTTTAGCCTGCTGGATTAATTCCAGTTGATACTGAGCTTTTTCCCAGTCTTCTTCATTAATGACGGCGAGGTGGTCCACTCTTTTTTGTAGCGTTTCATCCTCATAATTCATTACACGCAACCCCATATAAAGCGGGTTGGTTAAGACACTGCGAACACTTTGAGATGTCCATGGCTTGCCATCGCGAAGCTGGTTATTCTCATTCAGGTCTTTGGCGACTTCTCCTGTTGAATGACCATCATTAAACCGTTCATAAATTGTTTTTACAATAGAGAGTTTTTCTTCATCTCGGGTAATTTTCTTCGATGCAGAGTTGTAGGAGTAGCCGAACGGAAGGGTTCCAATATATTTACCATTTAGGAAATTTGCTTTTGTTCTTGCTCGGATACGCTCAATAATTTGTTCGCCTTCACGCTGTACCATCCCGGCCATGATGTATTCAAATAACTCACCGACTGGAGTGTAATAGATGGGGATTTCATTTTCAGCCGTGAAAATTACTTGTACATTTTTCTCTTTTAACAGTTCATAAATCTCAAGGTATTCAATCGCTTTTCTCGCCAAGCGATCTCGTTTGAATACAAATAACGTACTTACTTTATCATTCCGAATGTCCTGTAAAAGCTTTTTCAATCCGGCACGCTGGACAATTGTCGTTTTTCTGGCTGACACTGCTTTATCTACATACTCTTCTTCAATGGGGATGATATGATGAATTGAACTTTCAAATGCCATGTATTGTTGCATATCAATGGAGTTCACCTGAATTTCTGTTGAACTTCTATAGTAGGCGACAGCTTTCATAGCAACCTCCTTTACTCTGCCTAGTTCATTTTATGTTTGGTTGCTTTTAGCTAGTCCACTTTATCAGCCTGTTTTAACAAGGTCTGCTTTATGAGATCGATATAAATTTCAAACCACTTCTGCGCCGCTTCAGGGTCATGTACATAGCTTACGGAACGAACTGTATACGTTGGTGTCTGCTTTTTCTTGTCTGATTTCTTCACAAAAACTTTCCTTTCAGGAGGAATACGATGATAAATAAATTCGGTCAAAGAGTTCGTACCTTGCGACTTCAGCAGGGAATTGGTCTAAATGCTTTAGCTAATCGACTCAATGTTTCACCGGCTTATCTTAGTAATCTGGAGAACGGAAAGACGGAGACCGTTAACCTTTCTTTTTTACATCAGTTACAGGAAGAACTAAACCTAGATATTTCTATACTGCTGGGATCGGCTGATGTGGAAAACCATCGAGACTACGATGAATTTGGCTTTCGTCTTCAACATGCTAGTCTTGCACTAAACAAGCTACAAAAACTTAATCCTTCCTTTGCCGAGTACTTACTTGCCAGTATCGAGCGGGGTGTTTCCTTGTTCTCAGGCCAACAAGAGCACCCGTCTCAATCTGAAACATCCCAGGACTATCACTAGGATTCACTACACGAGAAATTTTATTCATAATAAAAAACAACTGTTTACCATCATGAATAAAACAACCAAAAAGAAGAGAGTCTAACCAGTAACCGGTTGACTCTCTTTTCTGTCTGTAAACATTACTTTAATTCGACTGGCTTCTGCTTCTCCGAGCTCATTCTCTAATAAATGTGCTGCGGCCATTTCCTTGCAAGTCTGTTCCCAAAGCAACATTCTTTCTTTAATTCTGCATAAAAGTAATTCGTCTGCTACTTCATATATGTTACAGAAGGAAAGCATTTCAGATTCGTCACTAATCGAGAAACGAACTTTTACATCTCTCATGGCTATCCCTCCCTTGTCTACATGCTATGTAAGAACAGCTAAGGGACAACCCTTAAATTTTTCTCATTTCATGTTAAAGGGGAGTGAACCATATACATAGGACAAGAACTCAAAAAAAAGCCTGGTGAACTCATATGAAACATGAATTTGAACAAATCAACGCGAAAAGTATCGCCCTATATTGTCGAGTTTCTACGGACGAGCAAGCACGAGAAGGCGTTTCCCTTGATGAACAGCAGGAGCGACTGAAGGCTTATTGTCGAGCTATGGGATGGAGTACAGAGCCAATTTTGTTTGTGGATGATGGATATTCAGCTAAAAATATGGACCGTCCTCAATTAAATCGTTTGCTCCAAGCCGTTGAAAAAGGAAGCATATCTCGAATCCTTGTTACGAAGCTTGATCGGTTAAGCAGACGCCTTCTTGACTTGTTGAAGCTGATTGATGTATTTCAGGAATATGATGTTTCTTTTGCCTCTATAAGTGAATCATTCGATACGAATACTCCATCTGGACGCCTCACTCTTCAAGTCTTAGGAGCCGTCGCAGAGTTTGAACGTGAACGTATACGTGAGCGCGTATTTGAAAATATGATTCACGCAGCAAATCAGGGGAAGTGGCTAACACAAAGCCCTTATGGTTATCGGTTAGAAAATAAAGAGCTAGTTATTTATGAACCTGAAGCGCAAATTGTCCGTGATGTATATGATATGTACTTG includes the following:
- a CDS encoding recombinase family protein, encoding MNLSTVLKPGMRGVFYGRHSTNKQEMDMQQVSVYEMVRKYGCTIEKEYLDAGVSAKKNKVTQRKQLMELLADAEQRRFEFIAVYNNDRLARHPLEHQYIRETIRIYGIPIVISSTETLYDEKGDIIAQLAQDGISKYEVDQISKRTRAGLIVRAKKGYWTGGNPPYGYRYLKNEYRFTPYQEESEFIRRIFDMYKKNEGFASIANSLSLENSDDKWTKEKVRSIITNPFYAGYMSWGKRTGPGKGTFADRETWIIVHSEYIEPIVSKEDWELCWKLYCERRERKVPPKQYKTSYLFANIAICKECNVKLKPKDQTSSGNNGKKYGKRIYFCQTCRLKIEADSFHEYAIDKILNDIRINASYIFSHIQKSFQIDIQRMKDEVSKLEQELGEYNIQLNRIKAELIERMRSNPDDKSKKMINLITMYRIDISKRIEMTEKQIKTKTKQIQSIEQVDLKPESWGFIIQDILKPRDEINQTTLRRMLTHLVEYISIDKNHNIEFKTRYDLDRRKVDTTQLELLF
- a CDS encoding recombinase family protein — its product is MKAVAYYRSSTEIQVNSIDMQQYMAFESSIHHIIPIEEEYVDKAVSARKTTIVQRAGLKKLLQDIRNDKVSTLFVFKRDRLARKAIEYLEIYELLKEKNVQVIFTAENEIPIYYTPVGELFEYIMAGMVQREGEQIIERIRARTKANFLNGKYIGTLPFGYSYNSASKKITRDEEKLSIVKTIYERFNDGHSTGEVAKDLNENNQLRDGKPWTSQSVRSVLTNPLYMGLRVMNYEDETLQKRVDHLAVINEEDWEKAQYQLELIQQAKNRTQIPKVFFPLESLLFCGECHEEVKRQEQSLLLQPLVGKAKNARYICKKHNAIKLEKADIEQQMLDRCYNFFGELLSSHLQDLFVRFEKSNRAALEDQLRGIENKLSETRRHLITRTEKWFCEKDPSKKESLEQALVNGYDKFAEQKRLKERVQFCIGELEEIRNKIKQQDEHFASKENIQELDEKVVKELFSDVIHQVMVYPLYIEITFKHPFLQIKEAIVSP
- a CDS encoding helix-turn-helix domain-containing protein, producing MINKFGQRVRTLRLQQGIGLNALANRLNVSPAYLSNLENGKTETVNLSFLHQLQEELNLDISILLGSADVENHRDYDEFGFRLQHASLALNKLQKLNPSFAEYLLASIERGVSLFSGQQEHPSQSETSQDYH